The stretch of DNA TTGAAAAATTTTGTAGGCAAAGGTAGTACTGGATACTATAGTTTGTGCTTTTAGTCAAtactgtaaaataaaatattcagtaGAAATGGTGGAAATTGTGTATCCTGATGAACAAGTATTTCATTATCCAGACTTGAAATATCGAATTGAGGAAATGAATTGTGAAAAAGCAATAAAATACATTGGTATAAAACAAACTGCGGAGGAATTGGCTAATTTGCTTTCTAGAATGTCTTTGAAAACATCTGTTAAAGATGATAATATATTAAACATCGAAGTGCCTCCTACAAGACACGATGTGATACATGCATGTGATATTTATGAAGATATTGCTATAGCGTATGGATATAATAAAATTGAGAAAACTATACCGCGTTTATCTACCACTGCGGATGAGGTACTAATAAATGTTACAATCGCCAATTTTTAAGCTGGTTAAGTTTTAGATAAAATATTTCCTATTCATGTTTTAAATTTAGTTTCCATTGAATAAATTATCCGATCAATTACGGATAGAATTGGCTTGTGCTGGATTCACAGAAGCATTGACATTTTCATTGGTATGCAAAATTTTTGAGCACACAGTTATACAAATTGTACAAATCAGTTGTAGTTGAAAAGTTTTTCCTTACAGTGTTCTCGTGAAGATGTAGCGGATAAATTAGGTCACGAATTATCAAACATACCAGTTGTCCATGTGTTAAATCCAAAAACATTAGAATTTCAGGCATGTACAAAGAGTTTATCAAGGCCGTAGGTTCAGTTTggtttaaaatataaaattaacaacATGACAATGTTACAGGTTGCCCGTACCACTCTGATACCAGGATTATTGAAAACGTTAGCTGCAAATAAGAAGATGCCACTTCCTCATAAATTATTTGAAGTTTCCGACATTATATTAAAAGATAACGATGTGGAAGTTGGTGCACGTAATAATCGACATTTATGCGCGGTATATTGCAATAAATCTGACGGTTTTGAAGTAATTCATGGTTTATTGGATAGAATATTGCAAATATTAGAAGTGCCATGGAGTGGCAGTAAGAATGCAAATGGATATTATCTTCGTGCTGTCGATGGTAAAGCATTATATGAAAATTTCCATGTATCAAATTATACGTATAAGAGAACGCAATTTATTTAGGAATATTCTTTTCTAACAAGGTATCATATTATCTATTATCCTAAGTCCATATAATTTTTTTCAGATCCCACTTTCTTCCCTCATCGTTGTGCGGAAATATTATGTTATGATAAAGTGATTGGAAAGATGGGAGTTCTACATCCAGATGTAATTTCAAGATTTGAATTAAATACACCTTGCTCTATATTAGAAATTGATATCGAATGCTTTTTATAAGACAATTATAAAACTTATTATTGATAATATGTTGgaataaattatacatttttcctataattattttattattaagcaaaaagctaattaaaaaatataaatgatgCAGCAAATATAAGTGTTAAATATCATACAGGAATACTGATTTGTGTTGAACAGAtgagattaattttaattaagtcATTAATCTTTTCCTCCTTTAAAATCGAATATATTGGAgggagaaaggaaagaaacgatttaaaaatttacattttctttttttaatttgtattataattGCTATAGTTTGTTTacagtttttatttaaaatattagcatatacatatatgatgaACATAATGGTAATAAGTATGAGGATTTGAAAAAAGATAAAGGAGAATATAAGAATATTGCGAAAGAAGAAATCGAAATTACCCGCCATGGAAAACGAGAGATGGCATATCGAATCGTATGCAATGATATAGATGGTCGAAGAGGCATCCGGGAGACTCGGTGTCGGCCATAGTAGAAATGGCGGGTGTTAGCTTACGTGAATGACGGCGATCGTGCTCAAGATTATTATCGAAAAGCAAGTGTTCTGTGTGTGTTTTGCGACACGGGAACGATACCTTAGTATCATATGATTCATCTGGAAGGTAAAGATGCAGAATGTAGCACAAGGAACAACCTCGGATAGTCAGAAGCACGAGAAATCAGCAAGCGTTCACCACGACATTGGAAAGACGTCGTCGACTCCCCAGTCTTCGAATTCCAGCCCTACCAAGTCAGAGACGGAAACCTTCTCCGAATTGCAGCCGCGCTTTATGGCAGACTCGTCGGAGAGCGAAGAGGACAGTGTTTCAGAGGTAAACCGAGTCAAAAAAACATGCCACATCGTGAATAAGATATTCCTACAATCAGAGGTTGAACGCACGCATGTACGTATGCACGCACACGCACGAATTCGTCTGTCGCTTCTGTCGTCCATCCAGTTACCATCCCCTCCACACCCTCCTCCTCCGTCTTCTTTCCTCCTGTTCTCCTTTCTTACATACTTGCTTTTGCTCTTGCTCCTgcttttgcttttgctttcgCTCTTGTTGTTGCTCTTACTCTTGCTCTTGTTCTTGCTATTGCTTTTGCTCTTATTCTTACCTTTATCCTTATTCTTTCCTTATCCTTGTCCTTATCCTTGCTCTTACCCTCATCCTTATCCTTATCCTTACCTTTATCCTTATCCTTACTCTTCCTTGTTCTCTTTTCCTCTATACTATATATTTCTATACCTATCTATATGTATACGTCATAGGTATATATACGTGTATGTATGCTTACGCACACGTCAGCTTTTcatgaaatttatttgaatCGTTGCTAATCTTGTTTGATATTTCTGAATTTTATTGCAAATCCATTTAATATAATCTACCTTTTATGATATAAGCGTTCGAAAATTAGTTGCATCAAAGAACCATCGATCAACATGCATATTTCTTTTAGCGTCAGTACTTATACTTGATTTTgtattttcatgtttttctatttatactcaataatcaataatatttaaagaagaaactacctattcgagaagagaaataacgaaattaatagaattataacctatatcgtcaTATGAAAAACAGCATAAAACTTTTGTATCGTATCGTATTGTATCTTattgtatcgtatcgtatcatATCGTATCATATCGTATCATAtcatatcgtatcgtatcgcaTCATATCGCATCATATTGTATCGCTTGGTGTCTTACAGTTTATTTAGTACAACCGTATAGGTAACTAAACATCGGTgggtattttataaaattgaaaaagcaaTAAGAAATGATGACATTTGATTTTTTCTGGAAATCTTAAATTTGATCCGAGCATGAGACGTTGGTACGAGAATCGCTAAACTAATAAATACTACGAAACAATCTCCACAAATTTTTCGacaaaaggaagaaaggaagaaagggaaaaagagaacAAGATGGGAATTTACGCAGAGATGTTATATAATCAAAATATATGCGTTATGATAGCTAATAAAACGTCATGGTGTATTGTAATATGGAAAATAATTTTACTTGTTTGTGATCTTATCAGAAATATACTTGCCATCGTTTTAGATTGTAGTCCACCTTATTGATCTTTATCTTTTATAAATCGTTTCTAGATATTTATTAAGTATTAGACCGATCAAACGATTTCGACATTAGACAAAGTTGTACATTATACATGAACTACATTATAATCTAGGGTATAAACGATTGAAAAATGTgtacatttattttattcgtataATCTGATGAAGGCACTTTGCAAAGGTATATGTGTAAATGATAAATAAAGCAGTCCGGTTAACTGCACTGCATAATCAAGCGCGTGCGCACGCACGTGTACGTCCATGTAtatgtttatacatttatgcAAGTAGATATTTATGCATGTAGACTACTAGTCTGAATATGTATTGTGCAGAGGGGTATATGGAGGTAGAGTTTTCATTGAACTAGTAATCTTGCATGTAGTTACGTTGGGCCGCGCGAGCTCTCGCATGTGCCTGTTCCTACATAGATAAGTGTATGTGTGTAGCTATTTTACGTCCGCTTGCACTACGTTGTGCGCCACCCAGCGGAGTTCTcttcggccgcgtttctcgcgTATTCGTGCGAGTTCGTGAGCCTGTTTGTCTGCTTGTGGCCGTCTCTTTACCTTCTCTATACGTCCATAGGCGTATTTTTTACCTTATCGTAACACTTAACTGTTTCTGTTATACTGTCAACGAGATTTCGGCTCTATCCTTACCTCTATTCTTGCCGGCTACTCATCGGTTCTGCCCTGTGTCGCTCGTGTTCGTGGCGTGGAAATTCTAGAGAGCAGAGCCACCatattattctatattctaCCAACAGCGGTTCTTAAACGGAGTTCTTTTTTTTCACCATTTTTTTTGACGAACAATTATATTGGCTAGTACGACGCGTGCTTACAAGATCAGTGAATACGCGACTCGTATCGTCGTTTTCTCTTTACTTTGGTTTCGATAAAACAAACGGGACGCGTTCACTACGCACGCGAAGAGTATACCAAGGAAGTGTCAGTTTCCTCCTTCTTGGAATGGCTGCACATTGTTCTTATGTCTCTGTATTCACTGGCAAGCCGTTTTAATCATATAcaaaagataaaatattttcaccTACATTCTGATTTGCGTTTATGTCTCATTGGTTTCCACTCGTCCCGCAAGAGGATATGACCTCTACGCGAGATGTACGTACTATAATTTAGATCGTCTACAAattatccttttctttttacaGGCAAAACTTTTGGTTGAAAGCAATTTGATTTCACCTAAAATTTTCTGCATATTGCAACGATATTGCTTTTTTTGTTTATATCATTTCTACTATTACCTGGCTTTTACTCTATtcttttctattcatttttccTCCATCTTTGACCAACACTTTCTCAACAATTCATCCATTTCATCTAATTTACTTGAATCTTTTTCCTATATTTCTATACAATTTCTTCTctatttttatccttttttccttccatcctttcttcctcttctttatttctttttttcatttccatCAAGTGGAGGGGATTTTCTGTTATACAATAACCTCAATTACCATTGTTCTTGCATCTCAGCAAAATTGTATCATATATATTCCACATATAAActtgttaattttttacattgATAAAATATCAAACCAAGGTTTACCTAATTTAAAatctttcaaatttattttaagcCACAATTATAAAACTTGAATGAAACGGATATATTAGGGAAATATGACTCGGCAATCTTTAGATTAATTTCTATAATCATTTTGTGTCTTTCCTGATAAAAGTACTGAATCAAACCTAGTAATTAATAGTTTTTTTATgtagttaatttattatgaactaaacatataaaataaacataatatgtatttataatagTGATAAAAAGAAATTGTGTTATTATAATTACCTATAGTATTCTACTAGAATTTCCTAAGTAGAAGCAAGCAGTACCCTTACTGGAATATAGTTCCatatttattatctatttaTTAATACATCATAGTTTTTAATATGTTTATGTCAAATGAAAATTTACTACGCTACTTTTATATCTTAATTGCTAGGATTAAATTGTTTTTGTATATTGATTTTGTTGGAAAAAATTTTATCTTATTACTTACAGGTGGAGTGTTTTGCAATTGATCAGGTTGAATTAGACGAAGGTCATCATTTAGAATCGTCCAAGCTTCTGTTAACCTCGGAAGATCCAGAGAGATCTGTGGATCCTGAAACTCAGGCTCGATTAGAATCGTTGCTGGAAGTAGCTGGTATTGGCAAGTTGTCATCAGGCGATGGGAAGCACTTGCCTGATCACGAAGTG from Bombus affinis isolate iyBomAffi1 chromosome 3, iyBomAffi1.2, whole genome shotgun sequence encodes:
- the LOC126914040 gene encoding phenylalanine--tRNA ligase beta subunit isoform X1, coding for MPTINIKRDLLFKTLGKTYSDAEFQNLCFEFGLELDEVTTEKQMTKEQDLNHSEEVCEEVVYKIDIPANRYDLLCLEGLALGLLIFQKQMDIPQYTKIFPSTNTQKIIMTKQCMKVRGHIVAAVLRDVTFSKDSYNSFIDLQEKLHQNIGRKRTLVSIGTHDLDTVRGPFLYDARPPTDICFKPLNQEMEYTAEGIMNLYENHAQLKQYLHIIKDSPVYPVVEDSNGIILSLPPIINGDHSKITLNTKNILIECTATDLTKAKVVLDTIVCAFSQYCKIKYSVEMVEIVYPDEQVFHYPDLKYRIEEMNCEKAIKYIGIKQTAEELANLLSRMSLKTSVKDDNILNIEVPPTRHDVIHACDIYEDIAIAYGYNKIEKTIPRLSTTADEFPLNKLSDQLRIELACAGFTEALTFSLCSREDVADKLGHELSNIPVVHVLNPKTLEFQVARTTLIPGLLKTLAANKKMPLPHKLFEVSDIILKDNDVEVGARNNRHLCAVYCNKSDGFEVIHGLLDRILQILEVPWSGSKNANGYYLRAVDDPTFFPHRCAEILCYDKVIGKMGVLHPDVISRFELNTPCSILEIDIECFL
- the LOC126914040 gene encoding phenylalanine--tRNA ligase beta subunit isoform X2, with translation MPTINIKRDLLFKTLGKTYSDAEFQNLCFEFGLELDEVTTEKQMTKEQDLNHSEEVCEEVVYKIDIPANRYDLLCLEGLALGLLIFQKQMDIPQYTKIFPSTNTQKIIMTKQCMKVRGHIVAAVLRDVTFSKDSYNSFIDLQEKLHQNIGRKRTLVSIGTHDLDTVRGPFLYDARPPTDICFKPLNQEMEYTAEGIMNLYENHAQLKQYLHIIKDSPVYPVVEDSNGIILSLPPIINGDHSKITLNTKNILIECTATDLTKAKVVLDTIVCAFSQYCKIKYSVEMVEIVYPDEQVFHYPDLKYRIEEMNCEKAIKYIGIKQTAEELANLLSRMSLKTSVKDDNILNIEVPPTRHDVIHACDIYEDIAIAYGYNKIEKTIPRLSTTADEVARTTLIPGLLKTLAANKKMPLPHKLFEVSDIILKDNDVEVGARNNRHLCAVYCNKSDGFEVIHGLLDRILQILEVPWSGSKNANGYYLRAVDDPTFFPHRCAEILCYDKVIGKMGVLHPDVISRFELNTPCSILEIDIECFL